TCTTCATGAGAAGCATTCAGGTGTGAATTTGCAAATGCAGCATCACCCGGGTGGATACAAATCATCTAAGCGCCGGGTCAAGCTTGTGTTGTCGGTGATGTTGGGGGAAGTGACGGTGAGGATGATATGAAGAAACGTCTAGCCAGACTTCATTGGCAATTTATTCGCCATAATCTACTCATCGCAGCCCTTGTTGTCCTCTTCGTTTCATTTATGATGACATACCAAGAAGACAGGGGCCTCCTTTTACTCATCGACATTGAGCTCTTTTACTTACCTATTTTGATTTGGCTCCTCCTCTTGGTTCTAATATTTGGTTTGACTGCTGGAGCCATGCAAGCTCGCCCCATCACCAAACGAATTGATTCACTCGTACACGGGGTAGCAAGATATGAACGAGGAACCTTCTCTCATCGACTCATATTAGATGGAGACGATGAATTAACGGAATTGACTGAACGAATGAATCGAATGGCTGCTCAAATCGAACAGCAAATTGCTTCTTTGCAACGTTTATCGACTGAACGAGCTGCCATGCAGGAAACTATGAAAAAAGCCGCTGTAACTGAAGAAAGACAGAGACTAGCGCGCGACCTACATGATGCGGTTAGTCAGCAGCTTTTCGCGATCTCGATGATGACAGCTGCCTTAAAATCGAGTCCAATAAAAGAAGATAGTCAGCTTGAAATCGTTGAAAAAATGGCGAACACGGCTCAAGCAGAAATGAGAGCACTTCTATTGCATTTACGACCAGCTCATCTTGAAGGAAAAAGTTTAGAAGAAGGGGCCGGACAGTTATTTAAGGAGCTTCAGGAAAAGCATAAAGTGGACGTGACATTCTCGATGAACGTCATAACAGAACTACCTAAAGGGATTGAAGATCAGATTTATAGGTTGATTCAAGAGGCTATTTCGAATATATTAAGGCATTCAAAAGCGACCCAAGTGGAGTTTAAGTTGCATGAAAGTGAGAAAGAGATTCAGATTCGTATAGTAGACAATGGGGTTGGCTTTGATCCTGAGAAGGTCGACATGAATTCTTACGGCTTACTGACGATGAAAGAACGAATGAATGAGGTAGGTGGCGTGCTGAATCTATTATCAGCACCGAGCCAAGGAACACAGCTTGAGGCAAAGATTCCTATCGCCTGGAGAGGAGAAGAGGTAAATGATTAACGTATTACTTGTTGATGATCATGAAATGGTTCGCATGGGGATGTCGGCGTATCTTTCCACACAACCAGATATCGATGTCATAGAACAAGCATCAAATGGGGAAGAAGGCGTCAAAAAAGCCCTTGCGCTCAAGCCGGATGTGATCGTCATGGACCTTGTGATGGAGAAGATGGATGGAATTGAGGCGACAAAAGCGATTATGACGGCTGATCCAAAAAGTCGAGTGATCGTCCTTACTAGCTTTATTGATGATGAAAAAGTCTATCCCGTCATTGAAGCAGGTGCCTTTAGCTATTTATTAAAAACCTCGACAGCGAATGAAATTGCCGAAGCAATACGATCAGCAGCGAAGGGAGAATCCGTACTAGCTGCCAAAGTGACCAACAAAATGATGAAACATATGCGTTCATCCAAAGAAAAATCCCTCCACGAAAACCTCACACCAAGAGAGTTAGATGTTCTTAAATTAATCGGTGACGGTCGTACGAATCAAGAAATTGCCGACAGCTTATTCATTGGAATCAAAACGGTCAAAACACATGTCAGCAACATCCTACAAAAACTCCAACTAGAAGATCGAACACAAATTGCGATCTATGCACATAGACATCGGATGGTTACATAGAGAAGCAGCGGGGACAGGTACCGTTGCTTTTCTTAATATAAATGCGATATTGATCTTCATAATGCCGATCCTTTTACTTGATGCTGTGATTTTTTTGGTGAAATAGGTCTGGGGGAATACTGAACTAGGACAAAAACAAGAAATAAGTGAACGGGTGAGCAGTTAGATCGGATTGAGGAAAAGGTTGATAGGATGTTGCGAGGTCAAAATAAATAAAGGATGGGTTGAATGGTGTTTGGTAAGTGTTTAACTATAAGAAATGTAGTGTTTGTTTTTTTAGCTTTCTTTTTAATTGGTTGCAATCAAACAGAGCAGGATCTTGAACGCGAAGCTGACTTTGAAGGATTTATCAATTCAGAGCGAATCAATCCTAAAATGTATTTTATTTATGCGGGTGATGATTCCTCGAGTGAGCAAAGAGAATACTTTGAGATTCCGAATGAAGTGTATGGGTATTGGGTTAAGGTGACTGATCAAACTATTATCTTTGATTCAATCGGAAATGACGATACCAAGGAAGATGTTTCAAGTGGAAACATGAGAGTGTGGGTAGAGGGATCATTTGAAGAGCAGTCCGTGTCGATTGATCAAGATATCGAAAAGTTATTTGAATTGCAAAAGAGTGAAGAAGGCTTCCCGACATACCGAGCAGAGAAAATTGAATTGTATGATGAGATCGTTAAAGATGAAGAAATCATTGCTAGTCTATTGCCATTTACGGAAGGGAAATATAGTGTGCATGTGATTTTTGATAGTGCTTCGACTTTTTCTAAGTACAAAAAAGAGTCTGATGAAATTATGCGGATGAATATGAATAGTAATGAAATAGAGGCTGTAAGTAGTATTAGGGGGACAGGGGAGATTCCGACAGAAGCAAGAATTCTAGGCATCGACACATTCCCTACGTATCTCATCTTTGACCGGAATGGATTGGTTCTTGAGACAACGGAAATAGAAGAAGTTAGAAGATATTTTGAATAGATTCTAGAACGGTATATTTGTGATGTGTAGGTGTTCTTTACGAAGGGTGTGAGTGGAGTGAAGAAGAAGGTCGTTGCGATTACGTGTTTTATAATTATGATTTTGGCTGCTTGTGCTAATTCTGCAACTATTGATATCAGAGAAGAAAGAAATAATTGGAATGTGAAAATCCAGTACTCTTATTCTGATGAGCAAAAAGAGTACAATGGAAAAATGATCTACACTGGAGAAGGAGACCTCGAAACGGTTTCATATCGTATTCAGTCACCGTCAGCCCTAAGTTTGAATGCCGATGGTTATCTTGATTCATTTAAAGCGGGTGAAAGAGAAGTCGCACTAGGGAGCTCTGGAGGAACTACATCTGGAACCAATCCAGAAGCCATCCGGGATGCAATTAATGACTCTACCATTCACGTAATCTGGAGAACGAGTGAAGGAGAATTTGAGGAAACAATAAGCTTGTCTACTTCACAATAATAAAACAACAGAGAAGGGGCCCAGTCTTTACAAACACTGGGGCCCTTTCCCTTTGCACACAGTTAACTCTCGACCTGATATGTCGTCACAAATGATGGTCTCGGGAAGATTGATGTTTTTAATCCTGAGTCTGTTCCACGCTTTTTATGAGCATGGCTATAGGCTTGTGACTCCTGCCATTTTTTAAACGATTGTTCCGTATCCCAAATGGTCATAACGATATACGTATCGTCTGTTTCAGGACGCAAGATCCGGATCGCTTTAAATCCTGGTTCTTTTTCTACTAAGCCTGCACGGTTTTTAAATCTTTCCTCAAATTGCTCTCGTCCCTCGTCCGTTACAGGGATGTTATTTAGTACAACAAACCCCGCAGTGGGCAGGTCCCCGTTTTCATTCATAGTAGAGTATTGTTTCCCATCTGTTTGCTCATGATGCTCTGTGTAATAGAGCGTGTCTTCTTTACTAGTCAATGTAATGTAAGCGGTGTTGGTTGGTTGTTCGTTTGTTATGAACACAGACATTGTTACATCTCCTCCAATGATCAGTTATGAAACCTTTGATTCGTTTCTGTCGTAGAAAGTATATCGCAGGCGTTCTGTTATTGGCAAAAGGATCGATTCGATTTACAATAGATTGGTTCTATGTAGTAATAGAAATCTACGAAGTGTTTGGAGTTTCCTTCATATGTTGGGCTATACTATGGAAAAGGAGGGATAATATGCTTCTAAAACGTTTAACGATAGGTGTCATCATTGTCCTTTCAACGGTGTTGATTGGACTCGTTGGCTATCTAGTAATTCTTTTAGCTGGAAATTTCGCGATAGATAATGAGAAGTTAGTTATGAATACAGCGACGTCACTAGTTGATGAAAATGGCGAATTATTAACGAAATTATATATAGAAAATCGAGAGCTAGTCTCCATAGATGCGATTCCAGATCATGTCGAAGAAGCGTTTATTGCGATTGAAGATGCACGTTTTTATGACCATCAAGGTATTGATTTTAGAGCGATTGGACGAGCCATTTACCGTGACATATTAGCAGGAGCAAAAGTAGAAGGTGGGAGTACGATTACCCAACAGCTTGCAAAAAACGTGTTTCTTTCTAATGAAAAGACGTGGTTAAGGAAGACAAAAGAAGTGTTGATTGCGATGAACTTAGAAAGGAAATACAGTAAAGACGAAATCCTTGAGATGTATATGAACCGGATTTACTTTGGTCACGGGGCGTACGGGGTTCAGGCTGCTTCGAAGCTTTATTTTAATAAGCATGTGAGTGAGTTGACAGTCGATGAGGGAGCGCTTTTAGCAGGTCTTCCGAAAGCGCCTAATAGCTATTCACCGATCAATCATCCCGAGCGAAGTAAGCAACGTCGAGATGTGGTATTAACGGTCATGGAGCGAAGAGGGTATATTACAACCGAGGAATCCGTCAGACTCAAAGGGCGCACCGTTGCTGTTGATCATAACAAAATCACAGAGAACGACGCTTATCTGACTTATATTGATATGGTGTTGGATGAGGCATCAGAGACGTACCAATTAACGAATGAGGAAGTATTGTCTGGTGGATATAAAATTGTCGTTCCGATGATTCAGACGTTACAACAATCGACTTACGATCATATTCGTAATGATAGTTATTTTCCGAGCGGCAATGAAGGCGCCGAGGCGACGGCTGTCTTTATGGATGTGGAGACAGGTGGGATTTTAGCTGTACAAGGAGGGCGTGAATATGTGAGGCGTGGCTTGAACAGAGTTGATTCAAAAAGACAACCTGGTTCAGCATTTAAACCACTTGCTGTGTTTGCCCCAGCTCTTGAAACAGGGACTTACGGTCCATATTCGATGTTAGTCGATGAAGAGCTAACTTATGGTGATTATACGCCTCGAAATTTAGGCGGCGAATATAGCGGGCAAGTCACGATGTATGATGCTATAACTCATTCTACCAACGCCCCTACCGTCTGGTTATTGAACCAGCTAGGTATTAACACATCGACAACGTATTTGAAGAAACTCGGCATCGACTTACCAGATAAAGGACTGTCGATTGCCTTAGGTGGGCTTGAAAATGGCGTCAGTCCTCTTGAGATGACGAAAGCCTATCGTGTGTTTGCAAAAGAAGGGAAGATGATTGATCCTCATTTTATATCGGAAATTTATGACCGAAATGGGGAGTTAATTGGGAGAGCAAATACGGCTGAAACAGAAGTCCTGTCTGAACAAACGGCTTGGCATATGACACGTATGTTAGAATCTGTTGTCACAGAAGGGACCGCAAGAAATGGCTCCGTTGAAACACCACTTGCAGGAAAAACGGGCACGACGAGCTTTGCTGGTGTAGAAGGTGGAGCGATGGATGCTTGGTTTGTTGGTTATACACCAACGGTGGTTGGATCGATTTGGATGGGCTATGACCTGACAACTACAGACACGTATCTTCGCGGAGGGAGTTCTTATCCGACCGTAATGATGAAGGACATTTTAAATGATCTCGACCCAGAGAAGAAAAATGTTGCGTTTGAAAAGCCAAATGGAGTGGACGAGTTATTGCCACCTGTTCGTCTGGCAACGATTAGTGATTTAACAGCAACACTCTCGATGGGTGGACGTGGATTAATGAGTGTTGAGCTTGATTGGACAGGTTCTAGTGATGAACGAGTATACTATCATATTTACGAGATTCATAAAGGAGAGCGAGAACGACTGGCAACAGTCCGAGAAGATAGCGAATATGTTGTAAGTCGATTTAATCCATTCTCGTCGAAAACGTACGAGGTTGCCCCAGTCGATTCGATCACCAACCAAGAAGGGGACCCATCCAACCGAGTCCAAGCAGAATTTAGTTTCGGTTTTTAATAGACAGAGAGTAAAGAGGCTGTATATGAAGAAAGTGTTAACTGGGAATTTGAACAATGCACAAACTTAGCGGATGAAATATACGTAGACCTCCTGCGGGATGAAAAGCAACGCTGAGACACCGCAGTGCGAAGCACAAGATGGCTCAGCAGCTTCCCGCGGAAAGCGGAGTATATTTCAGGAGCGGCTTAATCGCACCGCCTCTTATTTGTACGGATCCTTGCTGGTAAAGCACTTTCGTCCCAGCCTTTTTTCTTTGATATGTACCAGTTGATGGCTAAACATTCATCAATTTTATGACAGTTTTTTTTATAGGCTATACAGTGCGCGTAATGGTCATTATAGTAAAGAGGTATAAAACATGATTTTTTGCTCGGATTGAATTAAACTAATACATAGTGAATAGACAGAAGGGTGTGGCAAGATGACTCAACCAACATTTAACGATACGTTTTTAAAAGCCTGTAAGGGGGAGGCGCATGACCATGTACCTGTTTGGTATATGAGACAAGCAGGGCGCTCTCAACCAGAATACCGTGAGATCAAAAAGAAATATTCTCTATTTGAAATTACGCATCAGCCTGAGCTATGTGCGTATGTAACAAAGCTTCCTGTCGATCAATACAACAATGATGCAGCGATTCTTTACAAAGATATTATGACGCCACTACCAGCTATTGGTGTCGATGTAGAAATCAAATCAGGCATTGGACCGGTTATTGATAACCCAATTCGTTCAAAAGCAGATGTTGAAAAGCTAGGAATGATTACGCCAGAAGAAGATGTTCCATATGTACTCGATACAATTAAATTACTTCGTGAACAATTAACGGTTCCTCTCATTAGCTTCGGCGGTGCTCCATTTACCCTTGCGAGCTATATGATTGAAGGTGGACCTTCTAAAAATTACAATAAGACAAAAGCATTCATGTACGCAGAACCAGAAGCTTGGCATATGTTAATGGACAAGTTAGGCGATGTAACGATTACGTATGTGAAATCACAAATCGCAGCAGGTGCTCAAGCGATTCAAATTTTCGACTCATGGGTAGGAGCGTTAACTGTTGCTGATTACCGTGTGTTTGTAAAGCCTGTTATGAAACGAATTTTTACAGAACTGAAGAAAGAGAATGTTCCACTTATTATGTTCGGTGTAGGTGCGAGCCATCTTGCTAACGAATGGAACGATCTACCGATTGATGTCGTAGGACTTGACTGGCGTCTGTCTGTAAATGAGGCTAGAGAGCGCGGCATTCAAAAGACCGTTCAAGGAAACTTAGACCCAGCGATCTTATTAGCACCATGGAATGTAATTGAAGAACGTGCAAAAGCGATTCTAGACCAAGGCATGCAATCGGATAACTTCATCTTCAACTTAGGTCACGGTGTCTTCCCTGAGGTGAATCCAGATACATTAAGACGTTTAACAGCATTCGTACATGAGTATTCAGCGAAGCATTCATCCTAAGAAGTGAATTAAGGAGTGGAAAATAGAATGGCTAAGAAAAAAATTGGTTTACTTGTGATGGCTTATGGAACGCCAAGAAGCAAAGAAGAAATTGAACCATACTATACGCATATTCGTCGCGGACGCAAACCTTCTGAGGAAGCTCTAACAGATCTTACGGAGCGTTATGAAGCGATTGGGGGAATTAGTCCACTTGCTAAAATTACAGAAGACCAAGCATTTGGCTTAGAGCGAGTTTTAAATGAGCAATTTGATGATATCGAATTTAAAGCCTATTTAGGATTAAAGCATATCGATCCATTCGTTGAAGAAGCTGTCCAACAAATGAAAGCTGATGGGATCGAAGAAGCTGTCAGCATCGTGTTAGCCCCTCACTTCTCAACATTTAGTGTCAAGTCTTATAACGGGCGTGCGCATGAAGAGTCTGAGAAAATTGGTGGTCCTACGATTTATAGTGTGGAAAGCTGGTATGATGAGCCGAAGTTTATCGATTACTGGGCAAACCAAGTAAAACATACAATGGCCAAGATAGAAGACAAAGAAAAAGCCTGTGTGATCTTCTCTGCACATAGTTTGCCAGAACGTATTATTGCAATGGGAGATCCATACCCCGAGCAATTGCAAGAGACGGCAGATTTAATTGCAGAGGCAGCTGGTATAGAGAATTATACGATTGGCTGGCAAAGTGAAGGAAACACACCTGATCCGTGGATTGGACCCGACGTACAAGATCTAACACGTGATCTTTATAACGAGCAGGGCTATACATCAATGGTTTATTGTCCTGTAGGATTTGTTGCCGATCATTTAGAAGTGCTATTTGATAATGATGTGGAATGTAAAGTAGTAACAGACGAACTAGGTCTGAACTATTACCGTCCTGAAATGCCGAATTCTAAAGAAGAGTTTCTAGATTGTTTAGCAACAGTGGTCTCTAAAAAGCTAAAAGAGAAAGAGTGAGCGTCTTATGCCAGATAAGAAGCGAGTTGCCATTATTGGAGGCGGAATTACGGGTCTTGCCGCAGCATTCAAGCTCGAGCAAGCTAAAGGGCATCAAGCGATCACCTATGATTTATTTGAAAAAGATACAAAATTAGGTGGAAAGATCAAAACGTATCATCGTGATGGTTTTGTCATTGAAGGGGGACCTGATTCCTTCCTTGCGAGAAAAACAAGCATGTCAAGACTAGCACGTGAGGTTGGTCTTGGTGATGAGCTACTTGCAAATGATACAGGTCAAGCTTATATCTTAAAAGAAGACACCTTGTATCCGATGCCTGGTGGCTCTGTGATGGGTATTCCGACAGAGCTCATGCCGTTTGCTACAACGAAGCTTTTCTCTCCACTGGCTAAAGTAAGAGCACTCGGGGATTTCGTTCTCCCTCGAACCGTCGGGCGAGATGATGATATCTCATTGGGCCATTTCTTTAGAAAGCGTCTTGGTGCAGGAGTGGTCGATGATTTGATCGAGCCACTCTTATCAGGAATCTATGCTGGAGACCTTGATAAGCTGAGCTTAAAAGCAACGTTTCCACAGTTTCAACAGCTAGAAGCGAAGCATGGTAGTTTAATTAAAGGTCTACAAGCAACTAGAGGGAAGCAAACAACGAATAAGCAAGAGACAGGCAAGAAAAAAGGAATGTTCTTAACGTTTAAACGTGGCTTACAATCCTTTTCTGATGCGATCGAGTCAAAGCTTGATGCTGATTCGATCCACACAGGTGTGACAATTCAAGCAATTAATAAGATATCTGATCGCTATGAGCTAACTTTTGCAGATGGTCAAACGAAGACGTATGATCAAGTCATTATCACGACACCACCTCATATTACAGCGAAAATATTAGGGGCGTATGATTTCTTCCGTTATTTCGATGAGATGGAAGCAAGTACGGTTGCAACCGTTGCGCTGGCCTTTAAAAAGGAAGCTGTGCACAATCCATATGAAGGAACAGGCTTTGTCGTATCAAAGAAAAGCTCCTATGACATTACTGCATGTACGTGGACCCATAAAAAGTGGCGTCATTCGACTCCAGACGGCCATGTGCTGTTACGTAGTTATGTTGGTCGTGCCAATGATTCAGCGATTGTTCATAAAAGTGATGAAGAGATTGTCTCAGCCGTTATGCGTGATTTAAAGACAATCATGGATATTAACGGAGATCCGATGTTTTATGAGGTCACTCGTTGGAAGGAATCAATGCCTCAATACCATGTCGGACACACGTTCAAAATTGCGAAAGTACGAGAAGATGTGGCAAGACATTTACCAGGTCTTCACCTAGCAGGAGCTGGACTTGATGGTGTTGGATTACCTGATTGCATAGATCAAGGAGAACGAGCGGCTGAACGCGTTATACAGTCGGTTCATTAGAATCAATTACATGTAATAAAAAGAAACCCTCGTGCGAACATCTAAGGATGCAAGCACGAGGGTTTTTCTTTTTATTCTGCTAAAATCGCATCTAAACGAGATGTGTCAACAAATCCATCTAGGTCAGGATCTTGATCTAGGAACTTTAATTCATATGAAGCATCTGCCCAAGCTTGTAGTGCTTCTGGATACGTCTCTGTTGTTACAACCATGCGCTCCCAAGCAGAAGAGAGAACGGCGTCTGGTAAACGATTTTGAGTTAAATTAAATAATGCATCGTTGATTGTATTTAGCGTATCTTCTGTGTTTTCTTGAGTGTATTCAACAGCTGTTTTATGTCCACGTAGAAACGCGTCAACTGTTTCAGGGTTGTTCTCTAAAAATTTTGTGGATGTGACGACAACAACACTTGGAAGCGTTTCGCCTAGGAAGACTTCGTTCCATTCAGTGATAACATTTGCCCCTAATTCTTCAACAAGGTACGTACCCCATGGCTCTGGTGCAGCTGCGGCATCAATTTGACCTTGTTCAAACATAGCAACCATATTAGCAGGAGCGATACGAGATTGATGTTCAACGGTTCCACCAACACGATTAGATTCAAGTCCAAGTTCTTTTAACATAATTTCAAGTTGAACGTTATGTGTGCAACCATTACCAGGAGTACAGAACGACTTTCCGCCAAAATCTTCTAGCGTTTCAATGCCTGAACCGTCACGTGCAACGATTAATGTCGCCCCGTTTGCAGCAGCGCCCAGTACAACAATATCTCCACCTGTTAAGAAGTAGTTGATCGCAGGGCCTGGTCCGACATAACCGATATCAAGATTACCAGTTTCTAAGGCTTCAATGAAATCATTACCATTAGGGAAGTGATTAAACTCTGCTTCCACTTCACCAAGCTCTTCATCGAAAAATCCTTTTTCTTTTCCAACGATTCCTGCTGCATGATCTAAGTTAGGGAAGTACCCGACATTGATTTTTTCAGCAGGGCCATCACCGGATGTTTGCCCCCCTGTACCACAT
Above is a genomic segment from Bacillus sp. FJAT-45037 containing:
- a CDS encoding aliphatic sulfonate ABC transporter substrate-binding protein, producing MKKWLKATGLAVLAVALTACGTGGQTSGDGPAEKINVGYFPNLDHAAGIVGKEKGFFDEELGEVEAEFNHFPNGNDFIEALETGNLDIGYVGPGPAINYFLTGGDIVVLGAAANGATLIVARDGSGIETLEDFGGKSFCTPGNGCTHNVQLEIMLKELGLESNRVGGTVEHQSRIAPANMVAMFEQGQIDAAAAPEPWGTYLVEELGANVITEWNEVFLGETLPSVVVVTSTKFLENNPETVDAFLRGHKTAVEYTQENTEDTLNTINDALFNLTQNRLPDAVLSSAWERMVVTTETYPEALQAWADASYELKFLDQDPDLDGFVDTSRLDAILAE
- the hemY gene encoding protoporphyrinogen oxidase, giving the protein MPDKKRVAIIGGGITGLAAAFKLEQAKGHQAITYDLFEKDTKLGGKIKTYHRDGFVIEGGPDSFLARKTSMSRLAREVGLGDELLANDTGQAYILKEDTLYPMPGGSVMGIPTELMPFATTKLFSPLAKVRALGDFVLPRTVGRDDDISLGHFFRKRLGAGVVDDLIEPLLSGIYAGDLDKLSLKATFPQFQQLEAKHGSLIKGLQATRGKQTTNKQETGKKKGMFLTFKRGLQSFSDAIESKLDADSIHTGVTIQAINKISDRYELTFADGQTKTYDQVIITTPPHITAKILGAYDFFRYFDEMEASTVATVALAFKKEAVHNPYEGTGFVVSKKSSYDITACTWTHKKWRHSTPDGHVLLRSYVGRANDSAIVHKSDEEIVSAVMRDLKTIMDINGDPMFYEVTRWKESMPQYHVGHTFKIAKVREDVARHLPGLHLAGAGLDGVGLPDCIDQGERAAERVIQSVH
- the hemH gene encoding ferrochelatase, whose amino-acid sequence is MAKKKIGLLVMAYGTPRSKEEIEPYYTHIRRGRKPSEEALTDLTERYEAIGGISPLAKITEDQAFGLERVLNEQFDDIEFKAYLGLKHIDPFVEEAVQQMKADGIEEAVSIVLAPHFSTFSVKSYNGRAHEESEKIGGPTIYSVESWYDEPKFIDYWANQVKHTMAKIEDKEKACVIFSAHSLPERIIAMGDPYPEQLQETADLIAEAAGIENYTIGWQSEGNTPDPWIGPDVQDLTRDLYNEQGYTSMVYCPVGFVADHLEVLFDNDVECKVVTDELGLNYYRPEMPNSKEEFLDCLATVVSKKLKEKE
- a CDS encoding response regulator gives rise to the protein MINVLLVDDHEMVRMGMSAYLSTQPDIDVIEQASNGEEGVKKALALKPDVIVMDLVMEKMDGIEATKAIMTADPKSRVIVLTSFIDDEKVYPVIEAGAFSYLLKTSTANEIAEAIRSAAKGESVLAAKVTNKMMKHMRSSKEKSLHENLTPRELDVLKLIGDGRTNQEIADSLFIGIKTVKTHVSNILQKLQLEDRTQIAIYAHRHRMVT
- the hemE gene encoding uroporphyrinogen decarboxylase gives rise to the protein MTQPTFNDTFLKACKGEAHDHVPVWYMRQAGRSQPEYREIKKKYSLFEITHQPELCAYVTKLPVDQYNNDAAILYKDIMTPLPAIGVDVEIKSGIGPVIDNPIRSKADVEKLGMITPEEDVPYVLDTIKLLREQLTVPLISFGGAPFTLASYMIEGGPSKNYNKTKAFMYAEPEAWHMLMDKLGDVTITYVKSQIAAGAQAIQIFDSWVGALTVADYRVFVKPVMKRIFTELKKENVPLIMFGVGASHLANEWNDLPIDVVGLDWRLSVNEARERGIQKTVQGNLDPAILLAPWNVIEERAKAILDQGMQSDNFIFNLGHGVFPEVNPDTLRRLTAFVHEYSAKHSS
- a CDS encoding antibiotic biosynthesis monooxygenase family protein gives rise to the protein MSVFITNEQPTNTAYITLTSKEDTLYYTEHHEQTDGKQYSTMNENGDLPTAGFVVLNNIPVTDEGREQFEERFKNRAGLVEKEPGFKAIRILRPETDDTYIVMTIWDTEQSFKKWQESQAYSHAHKKRGTDSGLKTSIFPRPSFVTTYQVES
- a CDS encoding sensor histidine kinase; the protein is MKKRLARLHWQFIRHNLLIAALVVLFVSFMMTYQEDRGLLLLIDIELFYLPILIWLLLLVLIFGLTAGAMQARPITKRIDSLVHGVARYERGTFSHRLILDGDDELTELTERMNRMAAQIEQQIASLQRLSTERAAMQETMKKAAVTEERQRLARDLHDAVSQQLFAISMMTAALKSSPIKEDSQLEIVEKMANTAQAEMRALLLHLRPAHLEGKSLEEGAGQLFKELQEKHKVDVTFSMNVITELPKGIEDQIYRLIQEAISNILRHSKATQVEFKLHESEKEIQIRIVDNGVGFDPEKVDMNSYGLLTMKERMNEVGGVLNLLSAPSQGTQLEAKIPIAWRGEEVND
- a CDS encoding transglycosylase domain-containing protein, with translation MLLKRLTIGVIIVLSTVLIGLVGYLVILLAGNFAIDNEKLVMNTATSLVDENGELLTKLYIENRELVSIDAIPDHVEEAFIAIEDARFYDHQGIDFRAIGRAIYRDILAGAKVEGGSTITQQLAKNVFLSNEKTWLRKTKEVLIAMNLERKYSKDEILEMYMNRIYFGHGAYGVQAASKLYFNKHVSELTVDEGALLAGLPKAPNSYSPINHPERSKQRRDVVLTVMERRGYITTEESVRLKGRTVAVDHNKITENDAYLTYIDMVLDEASETYQLTNEEVLSGGYKIVVPMIQTLQQSTYDHIRNDSYFPSGNEGAEATAVFMDVETGGILAVQGGREYVRRGLNRVDSKRQPGSAFKPLAVFAPALETGTYGPYSMLVDEELTYGDYTPRNLGGEYSGQVTMYDAITHSTNAPTVWLLNQLGINTSTTYLKKLGIDLPDKGLSIALGGLENGVSPLEMTKAYRVFAKEGKMIDPHFISEIYDRNGELIGRANTAETEVLSEQTAWHMTRMLESVVTEGTARNGSVETPLAGKTGTTSFAGVEGGAMDAWFVGYTPTVVGSIWMGYDLTTTDTYLRGGSSYPTVMMKDILNDLDPEKKNVAFEKPNGVDELLPPVRLATISDLTATLSMGGRGLMSVELDWTGSSDERVYYHIYEIHKGERERLATVREDSEYVVSRFNPFSSKTYEVAPVDSITNQEGDPSNRVQAEFSFGF